The following proteins are co-located in the Penaeus monodon isolate SGIC_2016 chromosome 10, NSTDA_Pmon_1, whole genome shotgun sequence genome:
- the LOC119577845 gene encoding zwei Ig domain protein zig-4-like, which translates to MIRVLLAVILVAMASCNWARGSNLRVPFDAYLRLPKINIFDQSPLKTEAKRSEAVREEERDEVLWTSECSPRVAGVRRGQDARLQCEVVAPTGSVLTWYKDGVPLHREGAQVAVGSTPQELLEEATNMLGLEEELSSTTSTSASVLQISSVVYLDCVSNQHQATYKLEVRAPRSQKTYSRLFTVVIVGNESETLEEGPTCRLGALVNALPRIYQHSPAAMGHVGDSVTLPCRSQGHNVTREWFLNDERISGDASYQVSSTGDLMVRRLSAQGRTRYTCRVTSTRFSALSDTVLTEMVTM; encoded by the exons ATGATCCGAGTCCTGTTGGCGGTCATCCTGGTGGCAATGGCGTCTTGTAACTGGGCTCGAGGATCCAACCTCCGCGTCCCATTCGATGCATATCTGCGACTGCCaaag ataaaCATCTTTGACCAGTCGCCTTTGAAAACAGAAGCAA AGAGAAGCGAGGCGGTACGCGAGGAAGAGCGGGACGAAGTGCTGTGGACGAGCGAGTGCTCGCCGCGGGTGGCGGGTGTTCGGCGTGGTCAGGACGCTCGCCTTCAGTGTGAGGTGGTCGCCCCCACAGGCTCTGTCCTCACGTGGTACAAGGACGGCGTGCCACTGCACCGAGAG GGTGCCCAAGTTGCGGTAGGTTCCACGCCCCAAGAGCTTCTGGAAGAGGCGACTAACATGCTAGGTCTTGAGGAGGAGCTGTCCTCAACGACGTCCACTTCCGCCTCCGTCCTGCAAATCTCTTCCGTCGTCTATTTGGACTGCGTCTCCAACCAACACCAG GCGACATACAAGTTGGAGGTGAGAGCACCACGGAGTCAGAAGACTTACTCTCGTCTTTTTACTGTAGTTATCGTAG GCAACGAAAGCGAGACACTGGAGGAAGGCCCCACGTGCCGCCTGGGCGCTCTTGTCAACGCTCTGCCTCGCATCTACCAACACTCCCCCGCGGCCATGGGCCATGTAGGGGACTCCGTGACGTTGCCTTGCCGCTCACAGGGCCACAACGTCACTCGGGAATGGTTCCTCAACGATGAGAGGATTTCTGGTGACGCCAGTTATCAG GTCTCAAGCACCGGCGACCTGATGGTGCGGCGGCTGAGTGCACAGGGTCGCACACGGTACACATGCAGGGTGACCAGCACGCGGTTTTCTGCCCTCAGTGACACTGTATTAACTGAA ATGGTGACTATGTAA